The DNA segment TCGTTCATGAACCGCCAATAGCGAGCCGAATGCCGGTTTTCATCGCGCGCAAAGGCGCGAACGGCGCGGCTGAAGAACATATGGACGATGGTCAGCAGCACGACAAGGCCAATCTTGGCATGCAGCCAACCGCCGTGGAAATCGTAAACCGACCAGGCGAGATAGAGCCCGAAAATCCAGGTCAGCATCATTGCCGGCGTCATGATCACCCGCAAAAGCCGGCGCTCCATCACCTTGAAGGTTTCCGACTGCTGCGAACCGGGCTCGGCATCGGTGTGATAGATGAAAAGCCTCGGCATATAGAAGAGCCCGGCCATCCACGAGATCACCGCGATGATATGAAAGGCCTTGATCCAGAGATAGAGATTGTCCGGATGCCAGGCAAACAGGCCGATCGCCAATGCCGCGAACAGCAGGATCATGAAATAGGCGCGCCGGCTGGCGTATGCGCCGGCGCGAGGATCTATCTGCTTTTCTCCCGATTGCTCGTTCATCTCGTCAGCCCTTCCATCCACGCACGCGCTCGACCAAGGCGGCGACATCGGATGGATCGGCCTGCGGCGTGATGCCGTGGCCAAGATTGAAGATCAGCGGACCATGGCCGAGATGCTGCAGAATATCGTCAATCCCATCGCTAAGAGCCTTACCGCCGGCAACGACACGCATCGGATCGAGATTGCCCTGCACCGGTCCTTCCTGTTGCAGCTCCCTCGCAAAGCTTAGCGGCACCGACCAGTCGAGACCGATCGCATCGGCTCCTGTCTTCTGCCGGTAGGTTTTCAGCAGATAGCCCGCGCCCTT comes from the Rhizobium sp. NXC24 genome and includes:
- the hemJ gene encoding protoporphyrinogen oxidase HemJ, translating into MNEQSGEKQIDPRAGAYASRRAYFMILLFAALAIGLFAWHPDNLYLWIKAFHIIAVISWMAGLFYMPRLFIYHTDAEPGSQQSETFKVMERRLLRVIMTPAMMLTWIFGLYLAWSVYDFHGGWLHAKIGLVVLLTIVHMFFSRAVRAFARDENRHSARYWRFMNEAPTVLMILIVILVVVKPFA